The Arthrobacter oryzae DNA window GCGGTCGAGTTTGATGATGTCGGGACTCAGGTGCGTGACCTGGCTCATCGAGCCGAATCCCGCTCCGGCGCCGTCAACAGCCACCCGGAGTCCGCGCAGCCGCAACGGAGCCAGTGCTGCCACAACGGGCTCGTATTCGTCCTCGGCAAGCCGCTCCGTCAGCTCGATGACGATCCGGTCCAAGGCCAGCTGGGAGTGCTCCGCGAACGCCCGGAGCCGGGGGTCGAGGCAGGTGGCCGGCGAGAGGTTCAGAGCCACGTAGACGTGCGCCGGCAACTGCTCTGCCGCAGTAAGGGCTGCCTGCAGGGCCGCAAATTCAAGGTCCGCCCCGAGGCCAACGGCGGCGGCCTCGTTGAACCAGTGGTCCGCGCTGGCGCCGTCGTCGCTGACAAAACGCGTCAGGGCTTCGACACCCACCACGTTCCGGCTAGAAAGCTCATGAATGGGCTGGAACGCGGTGAGGAGCATCCGGTCGCCGAGGATCGCCTCTATGCGGCGCCTGCTCCGGCGGGTGAACAGCACCATGTTGCCGTAGTCCTCATCCGGCAACGGCAGATCGGAGCTGGGCAGGTTGGGCTCGGACTCTTCCGATTGCTCGTCCGTAATGCTCCGGGTGGCCATGAGGTGCTCCAGGAGCGCACGTTCCGGATTTCCCGGGTGAGATTCCATCCGGGTGCGCAACTGCTCACGCGCCCACTCACTCTGCGGAGTGGTGTCATCCAGCACAGACTCGATGATGTCCCGCGCCTGTCCACGGATCGTCGGATCACCCACGTCCGAAGGCGGGTTCGACTGGGGTCCCCGGTGCACAGTCGATTCCCCATCGGTCAATGCTGGAAAAGAAGTCTCATCCATTGACATGGTCTATTCCTTTATAAGTGCTGGTCCCGGCTGAGCCCGGGACCCGGCCGTGGATACACCGCATTCTGATTCGAGGATGCGGGAACCGCGAACGTTTCAAAAGCGTACAACGAGACCGGGCTGTCTGTCTGTAGCTGTATCCGACTCGTGATGCTAAGCAGGCGGACTATTCCTCCACGAATTCCGCGGCCAGATGGATGTGGTTGTCCGCCAGCCACACCGGGTTGAAGGCTTTGCTCAGGTAGTTGCTGCCGGCGTCGGGCGCGATTGCCACCACCACGGATCCGTGCGGAGCGGCAAGCGCCACCCTGAGGGCGGCGGCCACCGCAAGCCCGGAGGAAGGACCCAGCGAGAGTCCCTCCTCGTTCAGCAGCCGGTGCTCGGTGGTGTACACCTCGTCGTTGGGAATGCGCAGGAAACGGTCCACGATGCTGCGGTCGAAGATTTTGGGCCACTCGGCCTCAGGCCACGAGTTCCCCACGCCGTCCACCAGGATTTCGCCCGGGTGGCCGCCGCTGTACACGGAGCCGGCCGGGTCGGCGGCGATCACCTCAACATGGCCGCCGGTCTTTTCCTTCAGGTAACGGCCGTTGCCGCTGATGGTCCCGCCCGTGCCGATCCCGGCCACGAAGTGAGTCACTTTCCCGGACGTCTGCTGCCAGATCTCCGGCGCGGTCCCCTCGTAATGGGCCAGCGGGTTGGCCGGATTGTCGAACTGCTGCGGCCGCCAGGCACCGGGATTTTCCGCCGTGATCCGTGCCGCGACGGCCCGCGCGTTCTCCGGCGACTCCGACGGCGCGGTCCAGTCCGTCACCACCACCCGGGCGCCATAACGGTGCAGTGCGGCCAGCTTTTCGGAGGAGATGGTGTCCCCGGTGACCACCACCACGGGATGCCCGGTCAGCGCGCCGATCAGCGCCAGCCCGATCCCGGTGTTCCCCGACGTGCTCTCGACAATGGTGGCGCCGGGCCGGAGCTCGCCGCTGCGCTCAGCCGCGCGCACCATGCTCAGGGCGGTCCGGTCCTTGATGGACCCGCCCGGATTGTCGGATTCAAGCTTGACGTAGACCCTGCTGCCCAGTCCCTTTCCCAGGACGTCCAGCGGCACCAGCGGAGTGTTTCCCACCTGCGCCAGGACAGCGGCGGCGTCCGCCGCAATATCGGCGTCGTGAACCGCGTGCCTGCCTGTCATGATGCTCATCATTGCCTTTCCGCACGGCCGGCAGTGTGGTCGGCCGCGTGATCGGCAGAGCCGATCCGGACGCCGTCCACTAAGCCGTGCAATTCGACGCGGGCCTGGTCCACCAGCGCTGCCGCCGGCAGGTGCCGGGCCAGCAGGCCGGAAAGACGGTCGACGACGGCGGCCGTTCCCTTGCCGAGCGGCCGCACCGCACGCGCTTCCGCCCCGCCCAGCAGGTAGGCGGCTGTCAGCGCCTCGATCGCGAACAGCTTCTCGGCGGCCTCCACTGAGCGCTCCAACTGCTGGAGGGCGAGCGGTGCCAGCGTTGAGTGGTCTTCGACGTCGGCGGACAGCGTGGGCGCGCCCAGCGTGGCCGGCGCCGCGAGAACTTTGAGCTCGGACAGCAGGCCGGCCGCGGAATACCACAGCAGCCCGGGCAGCTCTTCGGGCTGCAGCGGAGCTCCGTGCGTGGCCGCTTCGAGGTGCCGCTGCCGGATCTCCCGCTGCGGCGGGTAGAGCTTGGCGGTCCGCCGCTCGCTGCTGATTCCCAGGTGGGCCAGCCCCAGGCGCAGCGCCTCGAAGGCGAGCGCCAACTGCATGGGCTGGAAGTTTCCGCCGGACACCATCCGCCCGGAATCGACGTCGGTGAGCGGGTTGTCGCCCCGGCCGTTGAGTTCCACCTCCAGGGCATCTTCCAACGCGGCGACCTGCCAGCGGATGGCGCCGTGCGTCTGGGGTGCCGCCCGGAAGGAGAGCGCGTCCTGGACGGACACTTCCCTGGCC harbors:
- a CDS encoding EAL domain-containing protein; translation: MGDPTIRGQARDIIESVLDDTTPQSEWAREQLRTRMESHPGNPERALLEHLMATRSITDEQSEESEPNLPSSDLPLPDEDYGNMVLFTRRSRRRIEAILGDRMLLTAFQPIHELSSRNVVGVEALTRFVSDDGASADHWFNEAAAVGLGADLEFAALQAALTAAEQLPAHVYVALNLSPATCLDPRLRAFAEHSQLALDRIVIELTERLAEDEYEPVVAALAPLRLRGLRVAVDGAGAGFGSMSQVTHLSPDIIKLDRSLIAGIDHAAGQKTLGAAMVAFARQVGADLVAEGIETQAELTAVMDLGMTFGQGYLLGRPSVQPLDWAAWRTSADHEASTSGSNGQAT
- a CDS encoding PLP-dependent cysteine synthase family protein, with translation MSIMTGRHAVHDADIAADAAAVLAQVGNTPLVPLDVLGKGLGSRVYVKLESDNPGGSIKDRTALSMVRAAERSGELRPGATIVESTSGNTGIGLALIGALTGHPVVVVTGDTISSEKLAALHRYGARVVVTDWTAPSESPENARAVAARITAENPGAWRPQQFDNPANPLAHYEGTAPEIWQQTSGKVTHFVAGIGTGGTISGNGRYLKEKTGGHVEVIAADPAGSVYSGGHPGEILVDGVGNSWPEAEWPKIFDRSIVDRFLRIPNDEVYTTEHRLLNEEGLSLGPSSGLAVAAALRVALAAPHGSVVVAIAPDAGSNYLSKAFNPVWLADNHIHLAAEFVEE